In a single window of the Roseiconus lacunae genome:
- a CDS encoding efflux RND transporter periplasmic adaptor subunit, with protein sequence MKRPKRFLLWGSMIIAGAFALYFGFRPPPIAVDYVSPVRDQLEITVDDDGETRIREKYTVSAPVTGKLLRVVLDPGDEVTQGETELAQIKPVDPALLDVRSRAEAEARVRAAQAAMQQADAAVVRANETLQLAEQDLKRADRLRAKNALSDADYDQVQSRHRIAVAERRSAEFAARVATYEVDQAEAALQYTASDDGDLPDETAFRVLSPINGRVLNVFLENSTVVSAGESLMEVGDPKDMELKIDVLSIDAVRVRPGNSVYIEHWGGDQTLRGTVRLVEPAAFLKVSALGVEEKRVNVLIDFDDPWEVRQTLGDGFRVEARIVIDQSAPQGLILSSAALFTEQDQWMVFKVLNGIATKQLVEVGKTNGMFTEISSGLEEQDVVIEHPPDTLTDGTKVRPIR encoded by the coding sequence ATGAAACGACCCAAACGATTCCTGCTTTGGGGATCAATGATCATCGCCGGCGCGTTCGCGTTGTACTTCGGTTTTCGTCCCCCGCCGATTGCGGTGGACTACGTTTCGCCGGTTCGCGATCAACTTGAAATCACCGTCGATGATGACGGAGAGACACGCATTCGCGAAAAGTACACGGTGTCCGCACCGGTGACCGGAAAATTGTTGCGAGTCGTCCTGGATCCCGGTGACGAAGTGACCCAGGGAGAAACAGAATTGGCGCAGATTAAACCGGTCGATCCTGCGCTTTTGGATGTTCGCTCACGCGCCGAAGCAGAGGCCCGGGTTCGGGCCGCCCAAGCCGCGATGCAGCAGGCGGATGCGGCCGTCGTCCGAGCGAATGAGACGTTGCAGTTGGCCGAGCAAGATTTGAAACGCGCCGATCGTCTGCGTGCAAAAAACGCCCTCTCCGACGCGGACTATGACCAAGTCCAATCACGACACCGTATCGCAGTTGCGGAACGACGTTCAGCCGAATTTGCGGCCCGCGTTGCAACCTACGAAGTTGATCAAGCCGAGGCGGCGTTACAGTACACCGCGTCCGACGACGGCGATCTGCCTGACGAAACCGCGTTCCGTGTCCTGTCGCCGATCAACGGGCGCGTCCTCAACGTGTTTCTAGAGAACTCCACCGTTGTTAGTGCGGGAGAGTCATTGATGGAAGTCGGCGACCCCAAAGACATGGAACTTAAAATCGATGTGCTGTCGATCGATGCCGTTCGTGTGCGGCCCGGCAACTCGGTTTACATCGAACATTGGGGCGGCGACCAAACGTTACGCGGAACCGTGCGATTGGTCGAACCTGCCGCATTCCTGAAAGTCTCCGCGCTTGGTGTCGAAGAGAAACGAGTCAACGTGCTCATCGACTTTGATGATCCATGGGAAGTACGCCAGACGCTGGGCGACGGCTTCCGAGTCGAAGCTCGCATTGTGATCGATCAGTCGGCCCCACAAGGGCTGATCCTTTCGTCGGCAGCCCTGTTTACCGAACAAGACCAATGGATGGTGTTCAAAGTGCTCAATGGCATTGCGACCAAGCAACTGGTCGAAGTCGGCAAGACAAACGGCATGTTCACTGAAATATCGAGCGGCCTTGAAGAGCAAGACGTCGTCATCGAGCATCCGCCCGACACGTTGACCGACGGGACCAAGGTGCGTCCGATCCGCTAA
- a CDS encoding Gfo/Idh/MocA family protein, protein MSHSLNRRQVLKTGSAAAGLACFSTSAANGQATPSQKFRTAHIGVGGMGGSDLRSIASHGSVEVAALCDVDAKRLAEAAAKHPNAKTFTDYREMIATLGDSIDGVVVSTPDHTHAPAAMAAMNAGKPVYCQKPLTHEVVEARRLREVAEEKNLVTQMGIQIHSSRAYRQAVLMIQDGVIGKVKEVHAWSNKNWGYDKPSLPEPAAAPDHLNFDLWLGTAADREYVPGVYHPGQWRKLIDFGTGTLGDMGVHIFDTPYAALELTAPNWVKTDCRQPTGVGHPERNVVEYEFPQTRFTTETMKWKWYDGSFAPPSPSEVGLPEGTQLPGQGSLFVGEDGHLLLQHIADAVLFPTEKFKDYKRPEVEGESHYHQWVDACMGKGKASAPFSFGGPLTEALLLGVVANRFPNQKLLWNAEQMAITNHEAANKLLRSDYRQGFEVEGLS, encoded by the coding sequence ATGAGTCACTCGCTAAATCGTCGTCAAGTGTTGAAAACCGGATCGGCCGCTGCCGGTCTCGCTTGCTTCTCAACTTCCGCTGCCAATGGGCAAGCCACTCCTTCGCAAAAATTCCGGACGGCTCACATCGGCGTCGGCGGAATGGGGGGATCCGACCTACGTTCGATCGCATCGCACGGTTCGGTCGAAGTCGCTGCGTTGTGTGACGTCGACGCAAAGCGATTGGCCGAGGCGGCGGCGAAACATCCCAACGCAAAGACCTTCACCGACTATCGCGAGATGATCGCAACGCTCGGAGATTCGATCGATGGGGTTGTCGTTTCAACTCCCGATCACACCCATGCCCCCGCCGCGATGGCCGCCATGAATGCCGGCAAGCCTGTGTATTGCCAAAAGCCGCTAACCCACGAAGTGGTTGAAGCGCGGCGGCTACGCGAAGTTGCCGAGGAAAAAAACTTGGTGACCCAAATGGGGATCCAGATTCATTCCAGCCGTGCTTATCGGCAAGCAGTCCTGATGATTCAAGACGGTGTGATCGGTAAGGTAAAAGAAGTCCACGCGTGGTCGAATAAGAATTGGGGCTACGACAAGCCGTCGCTGCCCGAACCCGCAGCCGCTCCTGATCACCTGAACTTTGACCTTTGGCTGGGCACGGCGGCGGATCGAGAGTACGTCCCCGGCGTTTACCACCCTGGCCAATGGCGGAAACTGATTGACTTTGGCACCGGAACGCTCGGTGACATGGGAGTCCATATCTTCGACACACCTTACGCGGCTCTCGAACTGACCGCACCAAACTGGGTGAAAACCGATTGTCGTCAGCCGACCGGTGTCGGGCATCCTGAACGCAATGTTGTCGAATACGAATTTCCACAAACGCGTTTCACGACCGAAACGATGAAGTGGAAATGGTACGACGGTTCGTTCGCACCACCATCGCCTAGCGAAGTCGGATTGCCCGAAGGCACCCAATTGCCCGGACAGGGTTCATTGTTTGTCGGTGAAGACGGCCACCTGCTTCTTCAGCACATCGCCGACGCGGTCCTGTTCCCGACAGAGAAGTTCAAAGACTACAAGCGTCCAGAAGTCGAAGGTGAAAGCCACTATCATCAATGGGTCGATGCCTGCATGGGCAAGGGAAAGGCGAGTGCACCGTTCTCCTTCGGTGGGCCGTTGACCGAGGCGTTATTGCTGGGCGTGGTAGCCAACCGCTTTCCCAATCAAAAACTGCTTTGGAATGCCGAACAAATGGCGATCACCAACCATGAAGCTGCGAATAAGCTGCTCCGAAGTGACTATCGTCAAGGCTTCGAAGTCGAAGGGCTGTCGTAA
- a CDS encoding CHAT domain-containing tetratricopeptide repeat protein, giving the protein MYRLGLITCFLTFCIIDGGPPLCHAEKPAERECSFSDDFSINDKRANEVSGQTQWSPGEIKLGASSSILRKVLSAAKFQFEVEISPTEQSQQHVTHIQLLFSNNRQIVVVLHRRLTSEGWVRQPELIELRPQSGLPTFEVVSLRKLPVFKSLESSELWKIAYDFGVIKVSFGNQAIGTAFSGILGAHCHAAAVAQPKTPIILNTWSVSGTPVHSTQKDEEFWREFTKLSSQATRYRSQNLLSEWENAERKKLKLCEANKGSNHYGSALVLQNLATCMDLQSKPQQAIEHYRRAERVFAKSLGPQHPETLRTFLLASDIMARLDPKSADLLKVRQTLSEMLDIAGSVCEHSRQGVDLGINILFLNARQCREEKNYDTYGALARQLIELLRLRHGENADRDYYEQIEQFQFAEDISTADENRRRKLIEIDQLSMKSELEIRSLSSDGYSTIEKLATKCLELLGANHPRTLWAESNLAIVLGNRGMAGESTEILENLLKRSIEKFGNEDPRVILTMFRLGFAYSVLERKEEADRWFTKALKSSDDLGITKSKAYAYGLQLFGRHLKQDGENDRARQQLEHALEILESSTFGDPGLINATRSALIDAYQAVGDDAQARRMIAQSESSVGESNLGGGAAYNIAFSKGIQLLRDKKFEQALRSLDEAEKAAIEIYGEFSRPYYAVKHSKFLTQTYLGNRVEAGKLLNDLSQSDHLRNQSIFGIYSQSEQFAHSASQRDEINRILLLLSHDLIECKDAYKNLIMAKGILTEYQRRHALIRRTPELSEVAAELRSVNQQLTSILMEGVPVGEQSVDDLLQLRKTLQKQISIKVPPISESPDARFASIVGGLKSDQVLVDFIEYSNPNDTLALSNDRMLCAFALSHDGSVRFADLGGSKRIKQALERWLDALDQEVSDYGGSSAALTRHEVKRLGRNLRKLVLDPIVSVSELPRRLIVSPDGPLAACPFSALPGTKAGSYLLESTSISYTIAPRLLGSPAIKQDAKSEAKSMLIVSDIDYGESKGNADHEPLFSPLASVPQSINSVAQKFRERHPSASILRLVGGDADETTVGNSLSGKSHIHFDTHGFSLATRATPNRPGANASLGMSGIALSGANLVFARTNPTPGIMWVDELAMCDLTSAEIVFVAACETTPGVRVLNEGQLGIQRALAISGAGASITTLSSVFDRSTIDLIDHFYHYALTEKYNAAEALRLAKIAMLQGGRNTDRKLYPSERLPVQTWAPFVIYGQIKE; this is encoded by the coding sequence ATGTATCGATTAGGTCTCATCACCTGTTTTTTGACGTTTTGTATTATCGACGGCGGACCGCCTCTCTGTCATGCGGAAAAGCCTGCCGAACGTGAGTGCTCTTTCAGCGATGACTTTTCGATCAATGACAAACGTGCAAATGAAGTTTCTGGCCAAACTCAGTGGTCCCCAGGTGAGATCAAGCTTGGTGCAAGTTCATCCATTCTACGCAAAGTGTTGTCGGCTGCGAAATTTCAATTCGAGGTTGAGATCTCACCCACTGAGCAGTCGCAGCAACATGTCACGCATATTCAATTGCTTTTTAGCAACAATCGTCAGATCGTTGTTGTTCTACACCGGCGACTCACGTCGGAAGGATGGGTGCGTCAGCCTGAACTGATCGAACTGAGACCACAATCAGGCCTTCCGACTTTTGAGGTCGTATCGCTTAGGAAACTCCCGGTATTCAAGTCTCTAGAAAGCAGCGAACTTTGGAAAATCGCCTATGACTTTGGAGTGATCAAAGTCTCGTTTGGTAATCAGGCGATCGGGACTGCTTTTAGTGGAATTCTTGGAGCGCATTGTCACGCGGCAGCAGTCGCCCAGCCAAAGACACCGATCATCTTGAACACTTGGTCTGTGTCGGGAACCCCTGTACATTCCACCCAGAAAGACGAAGAGTTTTGGAGGGAATTCACAAAGCTTTCTTCGCAAGCGACCCGCTACCGGTCACAAAATTTGCTTTCAGAGTGGGAGAATGCCGAACGAAAGAAACTCAAGCTTTGTGAAGCCAATAAAGGATCGAACCACTATGGGAGCGCACTCGTGCTCCAAAACCTGGCAACATGCATGGACTTGCAGTCCAAACCGCAACAGGCGATTGAGCACTATCGACGTGCGGAACGTGTATTCGCAAAGTCGCTGGGCCCGCAGCACCCCGAAACGCTTCGCACGTTTCTTCTTGCGAGCGATATCATGGCTCGTCTCGACCCAAAGTCGGCTGACCTTTTGAAGGTCCGTCAAACGCTCTCTGAGATGCTGGATATTGCTGGAAGTGTGTGCGAACACTCTCGACAAGGAGTCGACTTGGGCATCAACATTCTCTTCCTCAATGCAAGGCAGTGCAGAGAGGAAAAGAACTATGACACGTATGGGGCTCTTGCAAGACAACTGATTGAGCTGCTCAGGCTTCGCCATGGCGAAAATGCGGATCGAGACTACTACGAGCAAATTGAACAATTTCAATTTGCAGAAGATATCTCCACCGCCGACGAAAATCGTCGGCGAAAGTTGATCGAGATCGATCAATTGAGCATGAAGAGTGAATTGGAGATTCGATCACTTTCTAGCGACGGGTATTCAACCATTGAGAAGCTGGCTACCAAATGCCTCGAACTTCTTGGAGCAAACCATCCAAGAACCCTTTGGGCTGAGTCAAACCTGGCGATAGTACTTGGAAACCGGGGAATGGCTGGAGAATCAACCGAGATCCTTGAAAACCTTTTGAAACGATCGATCGAAAAATTTGGTAACGAAGATCCTCGCGTTATTCTCACGATGTTTCGCCTGGGATTTGCTTATAGTGTTCTGGAAAGGAAGGAGGAGGCTGATCGATGGTTCACAAAGGCGCTCAAGTCATCCGACGACCTTGGGATTACAAAATCGAAAGCTTATGCCTATGGGCTACAGCTCTTCGGTCGACACCTTAAGCAGGATGGAGAAAATGATCGCGCGAGGCAACAACTTGAACACGCGTTGGAAATTCTGGAATCCAGCACTTTCGGCGACCCAGGTCTAATTAACGCGACTCGATCTGCTTTGATCGATGCGTACCAAGCCGTCGGCGATGATGCCCAGGCAAGGCGAATGATCGCGCAAAGCGAATCCAGCGTTGGAGAATCAAACCTAGGTGGCGGTGCGGCGTATAACATCGCCTTTTCAAAGGGTATTCAGTTGTTGCGTGATAAGAAATTCGAGCAAGCCTTGAGATCCCTAGATGAAGCAGAAAAAGCTGCTATCGAAATCTATGGTGAGTTCAGCCGACCGTACTATGCAGTAAAGCACTCGAAGTTCCTGACCCAAACATACTTAGGCAATAGAGTCGAAGCAGGAAAGTTACTCAACGATTTGAGTCAATCTGATCACCTCCGGAACCAATCGATCTTCGGTATCTATTCGCAGTCCGAACAGTTTGCCCATTCGGCGAGTCAACGAGATGAGATCAACCGTATCCTTCTATTGTTAAGCCATGATTTGATCGAATGCAAAGATGCCTACAAAAACCTGATTATGGCTAAGGGAATACTCACGGAATATCAACGAAGGCATGCGTTGATACGACGGACCCCGGAACTTTCCGAGGTTGCCGCTGAGTTGCGAAGTGTGAACCAGCAACTCACCTCCATTTTGATGGAAGGTGTCCCTGTAGGTGAGCAATCCGTAGACGACCTTTTGCAATTGCGAAAAACGCTGCAAAAACAAATCTCTATCAAAGTTCCGCCGATTTCTGAATCGCCGGATGCTCGATTCGCGTCGATCGTTGGAGGCCTTAAATCGGACCAAGTGCTCGTCGATTTCATCGAGTACTCCAATCCAAACGACACTCTTGCTCTATCGAATGATCGCATGCTATGTGCGTTTGCGTTGTCGCACGATGGCTCTGTACGTTTCGCCGACTTAGGTGGATCGAAACGGATCAAGCAGGCACTAGAACGATGGTTAGACGCCTTGGATCAAGAGGTTAGCGATTACGGGGGTTCATCCGCTGCGCTTACACGGCATGAAGTAAAGCGACTTGGACGCAACCTTCGGAAGTTGGTTCTAGATCCGATTGTCTCAGTATCAGAGCTTCCGCGACGATTAATTGTCTCACCCGACGGCCCTCTGGCTGCTTGCCCTTTTTCGGCGTTGCCGGGTACAAAGGCAGGCTCATATCTTCTTGAATCAACTTCGATCTCGTATACGATCGCTCCGCGACTACTTGGTTCGCCGGCGATTAAGCAGGATGCGAAGAGTGAAGCGAAATCGATGTTGATCGTTAGCGACATCGATTACGGGGAATCGAAAGGCAACGCGGACCACGAGCCTTTATTTTCACCACTTGCGTCCGTCCCGCAATCGATCAACTCAGTTGCTCAGAAATTTCGCGAACGACATCCATCGGCTAGTATCTTGCGGCTCGTCGGGGGTGATGCAGACGAGACGACCGTTGGGAACTCGCTTTCAGGGAAGTCTCATATCCATTTTGATACTCATGGTTTTTCTCTAGCTACACGAGCTACCCCTAATCGCCCTGGGGCGAACGCTTCGCTCGGGATGAGTGGAATTGCCCTTTCCGGTGCCAACTTGGTCTTTGCACGAACCAATCCCACCCCAGGGATCATGTGGGTCGACGAACTTGCCATGTGTGACTTAACAAGTGCCGAGATCGTATTTGTAGCTGCGTGTGAAACAACACCAGGGGTTCGCGTTTTGAACGAAGGGCAACTGGGGATCCAAAGGGCTCTTGCGATTTCGGGTGCAGGTGCATCCATTACAACGCTAAGTTCCGTCTTCGATCGATCCACGATTGATCTCATTGACCATTTCTATCACTACGCGCTCACCGAAAAATACAATGCGGCGGAGGCACTGCGACTTGCAAAAATAGCAATGCTTCAAGGCGGACGGAACACCGATCGAAAGCTATACCCGTCCGAACGCCTTCCGGTTCAGACGTGGGCCCCCTTCGTGATCTATGGCCAGATTAAAGAGTGA
- a CDS encoding SGNH/GDSL hydrolase family protein, with translation MKRRTFIAATASAGAIGCLSNSHLPAAEKMSLSKGDVILFQGDSITDAGRNKKSPVANEGLGNGYPKFIAQSLQKDYADLDLQIHNRGISGNKVPDLDKRWQDDCIAIEPKILSILIGVNDIWHRLNGRYDGTAETYRDGFAALLKRTRKALPKTTFVICEPFVLMSGTVKDNEDRWFPEFATRRDYAKQVATEAGAIWVPFQTMFDKAVADGTAPQDLARDGVHPTQQGHQLMAQTWRDVVGI, from the coding sequence ATGAAACGTCGAACCTTTATCGCCGCGACCGCATCGGCCGGCGCGATCGGATGCCTATCGAACTCTCATCTGCCGGCGGCCGAGAAGATGTCTCTCAGTAAGGGTGATGTCATTTTGTTTCAAGGCGATTCGATTACCGACGCGGGACGCAATAAGAAGTCGCCCGTCGCAAACGAAGGGCTCGGAAACGGATACCCGAAGTTTATCGCCCAGTCACTTCAGAAAGACTATGCTGATCTGGACCTGCAAATTCATAACCGCGGGATCTCGGGCAACAAAGTCCCCGATCTCGACAAGCGTTGGCAAGACGATTGTATCGCGATCGAACCGAAGATTCTCAGTATCTTGATCGGTGTTAACGATATTTGGCATCGCCTGAACGGTCGTTATGACGGCACCGCAGAAACCTATCGAGATGGTTTCGCGGCACTTTTAAAGCGAACGCGAAAGGCGCTCCCCAAGACGACGTTTGTCATTTGCGAACCGTTCGTCTTGATGAGCGGAACGGTCAAGGATAACGAGGATCGTTGGTTTCCCGAATTTGCCACTCGCCGCGACTATGCCAAGCAGGTTGCGACCGAAGCCGGTGCGATCTGGGTGCCTTTTCAAACGATGTTCGACAAGGCCGTCGCCGACGGCACCGCACCTCAAGACCTCGCACGCGACGGAGTCCATCCGACCCAACAAGGTCATCAATTGATGGCCCAGACCTGGCGCGACGTCGTTGGCATCTAG
- the gdhA gene encoding NADP-specific glutamate dehydrogenase, with the protein MSIEQELEQFMSGLKKRNPHEEEFHQAVEEVATSVLPWYMDHEAYRKAQILERVTEPDRIVTFRVCWETDEGDVRANRAWRVQFNHSLGPYKGGLRFHPSVTQSILKFLGFEQIFKNSLTGLPMGGAKGGSNFNPKGKSEREVMRFCQSMMTELHRHIGEDVDVPAGDIGVGGREISYLFGQYMRLENRWSGVLTGKGLSFGGSAVRTEATGYGCVYFCEHMLAQHGEEIAGKKVVISGSGNVALYAAEKAIEKGTKVVTLSDSSGFVHVTDGLTEQQLHFVKELKENRRGRISELADEFGSVKFYPKARPWGVDCDVALPCATQNEMDASDAIELARSGCLAVCEGANMPLTADAAKVLADHKVLHAPGKASNAGGVAVSGLEQSQNAMRISWSREEVDERLRSIIANIHARCVEYGHQQGRVNYVDGANIAGFKKVADAMLAYGVV; encoded by the coding sequence ATGTCCATCGAACAAGAACTTGAACAATTCATGTCGGGGCTCAAAAAACGCAACCCCCATGAAGAAGAGTTTCATCAAGCGGTCGAAGAAGTCGCGACGTCTGTGTTGCCGTGGTACATGGATCACGAGGCTTATCGCAAAGCTCAGATTCTCGAACGTGTCACCGAGCCCGACCGCATCGTGACGTTCCGTGTTTGCTGGGAGACCGATGAAGGGGACGTTCGAGCCAACCGCGCCTGGCGGGTTCAATTCAATCACTCTCTCGGTCCGTACAAAGGCGGCTTGCGTTTTCATCCCTCGGTCACGCAAAGCATTCTCAAATTTCTCGGTTTTGAGCAGATCTTTAAGAACAGCTTGACGGGGCTACCGATGGGTGGCGCCAAAGGCGGATCCAACTTTAATCCCAAAGGCAAGAGCGAACGCGAGGTCATGCGATTTTGCCAATCGATGATGACCGAGTTGCATCGCCACATCGGTGAAGACGTCGACGTTCCGGCTGGCGACATCGGCGTCGGCGGGCGTGAAATCAGCTACTTGTTTGGCCAATACATGCGTCTTGAGAATCGTTGGAGTGGTGTGTTGACCGGCAAAGGCCTTTCGTTTGGTGGTAGCGCCGTACGGACCGAAGCGACAGGTTATGGCTGCGTTTATTTCTGCGAACACATGCTGGCTCAGCACGGAGAAGAAATCGCCGGGAAAAAAGTCGTCATCAGCGGCAGCGGAAACGTTGCCCTGTACGCGGCCGAGAAAGCGATCGAAAAAGGTACCAAAGTCGTCACGCTCAGCGACTCCAGTGGCTTTGTTCACGTCACCGATGGATTGACCGAGCAGCAACTGCATTTCGTCAAAGAACTCAAAGAGAATCGCCGCGGGAGGATCTCGGAACTCGCCGATGAATTTGGGTCAGTTAAATTCTATCCTAAAGCGCGCCCTTGGGGTGTCGACTGTGACGTGGCGTTGCCGTGCGCCACGCAAAACGAAATGGATGCCAGTGACGCGATCGAACTCGCCAGGTCGGGGTGCCTGGCGGTCTGCGAAGGAGCCAATATGCCACTGACCGCCGATGCCGCCAAAGTCCTCGCCGATCACAAGGTCTTGCATGCCCCGGGCAAAGCGTCCAACGCCGGTGGCGTGGCCGTCAGTGGACTCGAGCAGAGTCAAAACGCGATGCGGATTAGCTGGTCGCGTGAAGAAGTCGATGAGCGTTTGCGTTCGATCATCGCCAACATTCACGCTCGATGCGTCGAGTACGGCCATCAACAAGGACGCGTCAATTATGTCGACGGAGCCAACATCGCTGGCTTCAAAAAGGTCGCCGACGCTATGCTCGCTTACGGTGTCGTCTAA
- a CDS encoding glycosyltransferase family 2 protein → MKRSDNNENWLAALPVFNEVDYVDEILDRVVKFADHVLVVDDGSTDGTAEKLSGRNDVVVIRHQTNQGYGAALKTAFDYTLGQSFDGVVTLDCDGQHQPKRIPAFIDMARSADIVSGSRYLHHFEGDDAPPEERLLINRRITADLNRRLGLQLTDSFCGFKAYRAEALRQFEITDTGYAMPLQLWVQAAAAGLRVVEMAVPLIYLDLARSFGGSLDHAQTRLDYYNRVIESEIHRLHANGQQVFHAISGEPVCPDQPR, encoded by the coding sequence ATGAAACGATCAGACAACAACGAAAACTGGCTGGCCGCCCTGCCTGTGTTCAACGAAGTTGACTACGTGGACGAGATACTGGACCGGGTCGTCAAATTCGCCGATCATGTTTTGGTTGTCGATGACGGTTCAACAGACGGAACGGCTGAAAAACTCAGTGGTCGCAACGACGTGGTCGTGATCCGGCATCAAACAAACCAAGGCTACGGCGCGGCTCTGAAAACGGCCTTTGATTACACGCTGGGGCAATCGTTCGACGGTGTCGTCACGCTCGATTGTGACGGCCAACACCAGCCCAAACGGATTCCCGCCTTTATCGACATGGCCCGTTCGGCCGACATCGTTTCGGGAAGTCGCTACCTGCACCACTTTGAAGGTGATGATGCCCCACCGGAAGAGCGACTGCTGATCAATCGCCGCATCACGGCCGATTTGAATCGGCGTCTGGGGCTGCAATTAACAGATTCTTTCTGTGGTTTTAAAGCGTATCGTGCCGAAGCACTTCGCCAATTCGAAATCACAGATACCGGTTACGCGATGCCGCTACAACTGTGGGTCCAAGCCGCCGCCGCCGGTTTGCGAGTCGTGGAGATGGCGGTCCCATTGATCTATCTCGACTTGGCTCGTTCGTTTGGTGGTTCACTCGATCACGCACAGACCCGACTGGATTACTACAACCGGGTGATCGAAAGCGAGATCCACCGACTGCACGCCAACGGACAACAGGTCTTCCATGCGATCAGTGGCGAACCCGTTTGCCCAGATCAGCCGAGATAA